GACCACtatcctgtagagtttagctctaaccttAACTGAACACTCCTGAACCAGTTAATCAAGGTCTTAAGACTCACCAGAAACTTTGGGTAGGTTTTAGCTAAACTCCAGGAcgttggccctccaggagcaggattggacactcCTGGTTAATGCAGTGAATATTCAGCCTTCTCATCCTGACTTTACTACCATAGATATCCTAGTCAAACAACTTAAACTTGTAATGCACTACTCAACGTTTGcccagatttacagtctggaggaGTAGATAGTAGAGACAGTCTGGAGATTTTGGTCACTCGAAGTCGACAGATTTTTTCAGAAAATTGCATAGTGTAAGGTGGTCACAAACACCAATTTATTAGCTTCAAGCTAGGATTCCACCTAGACCTGTTTGATATTTTTAGACAATTTagaatgcatattattttaatttgccaTGCATATTTTAGAAATGAGGCACATGTTTCTGTGCAAGTTTGTTGTGTTCAGAGCAACTTGAAAGTCTGATAGTGTGTGATCCTCAGTCATTAAGTGTATCATTTACACACTCAGCAAGGGAATTTTTGTTGGTATTTTATCCATCAATTGTTGATTGGATTGTGCAAAGTAAGCATCATACATCTGATTGTGATTGGTTCAACTGCTATGTGGCCTTACATATATCAGCAGAGAGAAGGGAGTCATGTCATTGGAAGACAAGTAACAttcattacagaaaaaaatagggTCAATTATGatttcatgccaactttaaaaacacagatctttattttaatatctttcAAACTTTATTGCACTGATTTAAAGAAATTGATCTTTAAATGTGTAAACGTCTTCTAAAAGTAATTCTATCAAAGACATTCTTgatttttcaatataaatattcaGCATTCAAGTGGAAAAAAAACCTATTCCTTGTCTTGCATTAAAAAAGATGTGATCAATACATAGCACTTAGCATcactaaattataataaaagtacAAAACTAAATGTGAAACCTAACCCAAAATAAGTCTGTTTTTGCAACAATAATGGCaaatcaaaatatcaaattatattagtatttaaaacctacattaaacatcTCTCCTCTTAAAAGTGCTTAATGAattaatgtaacatttacagCTCACACAAATGTCACACAACCTGATTTACGGTGTATTTTTAAGTGACCTTATAATTACTACAACACAATGCACATTGGCCACTTTACATATTTATGAGATTCAATGGTGGCAAATGCGAATGATTGTCTCCGAGATCAATTTGATCCAGCAAAACACACCATCTGTTTTATTTAACCCTAAATCCCTAAAGGGACAACACAGCAAATCCGATGAGGAGGTAAAGGAGCAGCTGGTTGGTCATGCTGTGATGGGGATGAACGGAAGACTTTTACAATTACGACAGCTTGAACAATGGAGTGTCTGTTCTGTAGTGTTTGACCAGCGTAATACTGACATGCCATCAGATGGGGCTGTTCTCGTCTCTGACCAGCGAGATGACACTGCAGTCTGTAGAACAATTACGCAACCGTGACTTTGTCAACATCTCACCGCTCGGACATTTCCCGTGGCCTCTGGAGAGACAGAAAACAAATGTCAGCTCCATTAACACAGAAAAGAATATCCAGCTACTATGTCATGTGGGTTATAGTGACATTCAGATATGCTAAATATTTGCTCAGACAACATGATTCTCATATACGTATTTCTAGGACGGTCTCCTTATCAGTGACTCCTGGTGTAGCTAAATCTGCTCTAATGGAGTAATCAAAAGGCAATCACGGGTAAACCTCAAACCACATTCATCCATGCAGTGCCAAAGCACATCATGTTCCTCAAGTAACTACGTTGCAACCACAGGTGTCAGTAAAGAGCACAGAATTCCACATTGTACATTATACTAGATTACAGTGCATTAATGCATTCACACACACCACAGTGACTGTAATGGGATTATAAAACACACCATACTGGAAAAATGACCAGAAGAGCATCAATATAGCTATAATTTGGTGATTTAAACTGTCCTGCTTTGAATTTGTGaacattatttcatattatgaaatttatatttgataccatttttttttttttgcacacgaTGTATAGCATACATTCAAATTACAACCATAAATTTACACgcattcaataaaatacattagTTAGACATTTAATTTTCTCCAATGAATCTAAAGAAGACTGACAGATGAATCATGTCAAAATAATCATGATTTACAAAATCAGGATCTCATTGAACTCTTGTGCCTGAAAGTTTTGTTCAAGGAAAACTTTCAGTTTTAGATATTACATAATTTTGCTATAGCAAAGCAAAGCGTTTTATCGGTGGACAGCAGGGtaattatattaaaactaaaaacagaattttgttttaaaaaaaaaaaaaaaaaaaagcaaagctagttgtcaaagcaacatttctcatttcatttagtttaacttgatgtactaaaatgcCTAAAACTAATAgtgaaacaaaatgaataaaaactataggcttttaaagaataaaaacaaaaagcaaattactaaaaactttaaaactatAATGAAatcagaaaacataaaaaccaattcaaaatgttaataaaaacagaaatactcTCTCAACGAtaccaaaataataaatgtccTATTGGGTAATACTAATCAAAAGTTCAAAACACACTTTGCAAGTGTGGGTAACGAGGCAGGTGCTTTGGCTTCAAAAGACTtagggccctattttaacgatctaagcTCTAAAGCGCACGGTGCAGGTGCACTCAGGGTGTGTCggatccacttttgctagtttaacgacGGGGAAAACGCTCGCCGTGCCCGGTGCATGGTCTAAAAGGGTTGcccctattctcttaatgagtaatgggtgtgttttgagcataacgtgcaataaaccaatcagagtctcatctcccatttcCTTTAAGAGCCAGCTGCGCTCACGCCATTGCGGATTCGCTATTTACACGTCGGAATTTGCAAGCAAAGACTGAACACGTCTCCAAGTGGAGCTGCTCGTGCGCGAGCAAATAGGTAGCCTTATTCTGATACatgcaatgactatccattataatttttatatttatgtagcctacacaataataatattttacattgtaatcctttaattttttatatttagcatGTTTGTATAAAAAGAGTACGCGTGTTGTGGACCTGCCTATAGGCGCATATTACTAACacgctctttaaataacaaaaaaaaaatgttttcagtctaTTTCAGATGCCTCAAATAGCAACGCGCCAACaatgcgcctgaacacacctcgttTTCAGACCAGCACGCCCATGAACACACAAATGGACGCAAATGTATTGgctatttaaacaacgtggcgcaggaaatgaaaatgataactACGTCgtgctgaaactagcaaaaaacaCTTGCCTGGCACCTGGCACGTGAGAGTACCTGCTGTCTGGGATGAGGTGCAGCGTGCGGTAGAGGTCAGCAGTGGAGGGCATCTTCACCGGGGCAGCTTTAGGGGTGGAGAACAGGGACTTGGTCACGAGCGGTGGAGTGGACTGCAGTTTGGCCTCGGGTTCTGTGCCtagagatacacacacacacgaactgTGAACTTcaaccacaaaataaatgagTTTCACAAACAGAAAAGCGATGCATTTCACAGAATCAATCCACTGATCACCAGTGAGCAAGTGTCAGACGTGGGATGTTTTGTAGGCACACTCACCGACTGATAATGCACTGTGAGGTTCAGACAATGCAGGTCTTTTACGGTCTACAAATGGAGTCATGTTCAAAAACTGGGTCTTCAGCCAAGCAGCTCGATCTTCTTCAAATGTTTTCCTCTAAAGAGGGAAGAAAGTAACAGGAGTTAGGGGCTGTCCACGAAGAACATCTGCTTGAGTTAAAAACAGCCGGATGGAGTGTAATGATGCATCAACATTTCTGCAACCAAAAACGTATAGTGTTGGAGGgccaaaaatcacagacaaTGGTTTAattagcttcttttttttttcctcggaTGGTGTGTTTTGATTGTGTCAGTGTCTTTGGCATGCAAACAACAGACACACTGCATCAGGTAAACATGTCAGCTGTATGGATGTGAAGAGCTTTCAGTTTATTGTTAGAAGCAGCTATGGACTTGAACATGAACAGATGTTGAGTTAGTTAGTTAGCTTATTTATTTAGGCCATATCAGCCGCAAGGCTATCTTTAGGCAGATAAACAACAAGTCATgcaaatgaccaaaaaaaaatatacatgtataaaaAGATATTTAAGATTAATACtagataaaaattctaaaatatattcataaaatacatGATACTTTAAGTGCATCAGCTAAACACATCTctgaacattaaaaacagtgacAGTCCAGTCCTGTTTAACAGACATTGTAGTTTGACAAGGAAGGCATGTTGTTGGTGGTTCACCTTTTAATAAATAGCTTTGTGTCTTGTAAGTCTGGTATGACTTAAATGGCAACTTGATCATACCTAGATTTGAAATGAGTAATTTTTTAGATGTATACTTATTTCTGTGGCATTCATCCCATTCCATCTGCCTTCCAAAGAGCTTCTCGAAACCATTCAAGGAAAATTTGATTTCTaaattcctttaatgttaattgtaataaatgtatttgtatgcaTTCAGTACCTCGTGTCCCAGACGAATCGCAGCTTCAGTGAAATTCTTCCTCTCTCGCTCAAAGTTCTTCTTCTGCTCATTGAAGAGTTTCCACTCCTCTTTGAGGCGCTCTTTCTCCTCCAGCGTGTAGCAGTCGTTCAGCAGAGCTGCCGTCTCCTCATCGCACGGCGAGCTCAGCTGCTGCTGCAAACACACACCGCAAGCAGACTCAATACAGCCACACGTCTACAGGCTTTCTGCAAGCTTCATGAAGGAACGTTTAAGACCTTTTAAGGCCAATTAAAGAAGTTAAGGAACAAATTAAAGGGAACAGTGTATCACTATgttctctaaatgtaaatgtctgaGGAGAACACAAGGAAATGTATTAGAAGcacttcaaaaatggaaaatatcaTTCCTTCATAACAATTTAACGAAAAAACTGCTTGGCTACAATATAGAAATAACTTTTACTTTACCTTCTGATCACACTACAAATATTGatgttcttcctcagtatttttgtcttgttttccagtgcaaatatCTAAAGATTCCATGCAAAAATGACACAAGTAGTCTCGTTTTCTAAGAAATTTAACAAAATGCAGTGAATTTatgattatgaaaaaaaaaacaagacttctCAGttaacaagacttaatatcttcaGTTTACATCTCAAATgcaaaatgtatcttcatttaAGGTTGTTTGAACATTTATATTgggaaaaaagacaagaatacaaagaaaatgtaaaactttctgctctgatttaagaccttttCAGGCTTTAATTTGTGGAATGgcaaattaagactttttaaaacctgcagaaaccctgattTGGGGCAAGTGCAAACACACTATATGATCTATGTTTTGGCCCAATTTATGGAAGGGACCAGAGACACTGAACTGGATGCgctctagtgctgtcaaacgattaattgaatccaaaataagtttttttgtttacataaaatgtgtgtgtgtacatgtatgcatgtatatatttaagaaaaatatgtttatatattaaatatatttatatatgatctaaattatatgaatataaatatatgctgtattatatatatatatatatatatatagataatagcatatatttagaaaatatttacatgtatagttatattcatatcatttagatcatatataaacataacatttttcttaaatatatacatgcgtgcgtgtatttatatatacacacaataaatatacacagtgcacacacattttatgtaaacaaaaacttattttggatgcgattaatcatttgacagcactaatctGCTCATTCACAAAGGATCCATAAATCATTACACAAGGCAATACACTGACAGCCAGTTTGGGTCCATTGACAGAATCTGATATTGGAGGTGATGTGAAGTGAAGTATACCTTGTCCCCTACTGTACATTAGTGTTGAGTGTGAACAGACACTGACCTGCAGAAGCTGCTGCTGCATGTGGATGAACTCTTTACACTGCTGTAACTCCATTCTCATCCGCTGCATCTCCTCCTCGTGCTCCTTCCTGGACATCATCTCCTCTCCCTCGCGCTCCTGACACGCCACCAGTGACGCTGCAACACAAGCACAACCAGTGACATTCACGATCAAGTTACAAAAGAACGGACTCTAAAGAATGTTTTGTCTAGAATTCAACATCACTACAGTTTGCAAGAACAGGACCAATATGTAACGGATGAAATTTTAGAGCAAAGTGTAACtagaaaaatgtacatttactaGGATCCTatataatcttttatttttttccaaattcattttaatggttaaattaaatttgagtaatcaaaaagcatgtctaatttaTTGAAATCTTGAAACATACACAATTTACAtgcgttttattttttctcaaatgaatttttgttttcgttttaaTTTTACTGGATtccatttaatgatttaattacaattttaataaatcaaaatgacaTCTAAATCAATTGAATTCAaacaactatttattttttacaataatatgaaatagtTTTTGTGTAATCAAATGACAGCATAAAACATTGACAACTGAATTAATCTTTTACAAATCACATGAAAACTGAATGTTACATGATGATTTGAAATAACCCTATTTGCGTCGACACAATTTTCCTCTTACATATGCATGTGTAATCAAGGTCTATTACAACTCACGTCTGTCCAATCATAAGAGCGATACTGCGGAGTAAAACCGGCCAGTGTTATTAGTTATTAAACTAAACCATGCATATTCCTATAAAAGATTATACCATTTGAAGTTTAGTTTTAATGAATGAGaaagttttgtgttttatttcacaACAGAGGCAATTATTGTGGTTGCACTGCTTAATTTTGACCATTTACTCCAGAAACATTTATATAGATCTGAAATTGCATTTAAGAAGGAAAGCAACAGCTACACGTTGTACCTTGGCTGTCGAGTCTCTCCATGTGGCTCTTGAGCTTCCTCCACTGCAGGCGGATGCTGTTGGTGAGCTGCTCGCGGGCCTGTTCACACGACTGCTCCAGAGTCTCTCTGCTGGAGTCACCAATCTCCTCCTCACCCTCAGACACAGCCTGATGATAAACGGACAGTTCATCCAAATATAAAAACTCTGTCAGTTACACGTCCTCGTGTCAtgccaaacccataagacttgaaacaaataaagatatttttaataaaaacctTTTCATTGAAAGTCCATTCCACCGACACAATAAGTTCATAAAGAGAttgtaaaagtaatccaaatgaaTAGAGCAGTTTaatccatttaaaaagacaCATTCGCTTTACatgaacagatttttattttttatataaatgtgaaCATTGATCAACACATGTACTGCACATTTAGCACAAATATGGTAAATAGAAGCTCAACTGTATTTTTTAACCATATTTGATGAGCTCTTTGTATactgatcaatgtttatatatgaaaaaaaacctaaaatgaatctgttcatcatataaagctcATGCACTTCTCTCCGCTCGATTCATTTGGATTATTCTTACAATCTCTTTATGAACAGTAATCTGCCATGttccattaaaatatctttgtttattaaagatgaacaaaagtcttatggctttggaacaacatgatggtgGGAAAAttataccaaaaataaaaaaaataagtatgcatgcatgtatattgaattatttaatttatattataactcCAGGTAAGATTTTAGAAAGAcattttctgcattatctaAAGTAAGCCAAAAATCGCTAATTAGGTATTGGTCAGAGGTGGTGCCTTTTGGTTTCATGTTGCAACGACACTGTTTGATGCTTTAACATGCGTTGCTATTTACAACTTTACACAACATGTCATTGTTCATAGAGTGTGCGAGGAGACTTCTGACCTGCTCTAGGCTATCATCTGCTGGCTCGGTTTTGACGCAGGGTTTCTTTGGGCTCAGAATGGTGATCATGTCCTTCTTCATGTGCTGCAACACTTTTTTAAGCTCAGAGTTCTCCATCATCAGAGATCTCTGCCGCGTCTCATAATCACTCAGCAGAGCCCTGTAcatctcaccctcatgtctgaCAACACAAGAGCAAATGTTTTACGCCGTGTTTCACTGTGAGAAATACAAATGCCATGTCAAACAGCCACACCAGCACAGGAGGTTACCTGGCCTCCATCTTGCCCGTCTTCCAGAGGCCTCTCTTGCCATCTGACCTTCCCACATGGTTTGAGATTTCAATGGCtgaacacaaatgaaaacagaGAATATGGAAATACTGTAAACTTCAAATCTTTCTGGATTATGTGAATTGTGAATGTTTGCAGtctaaaaaggaaaataaaagaacaaagtTGACATCTGGCTGCTTCACTGTATTAAAGCTATATAAAAGGTTGCCAGAAATGCAAGCTCTCACAGAGTTTCTTGTCTCTCTTGTCCATGAGCAGCTGGTTGAGACGTTCCTTTAGTTTGgtgcactctctctctttccgcTTGGTGTCGTGGTTGTACTGCGTGGCACGACTAGAGATGATGCTCTGCAGTTTCTGTACCTGCATCATATTAATTACACATAATATTAAGGGTGCTGTATGATTATCATGCAGGATACATACACAGTAGCCTACACTaaagccttaaaaaaaaaaaaaaaaaaaaaaaaagtgaacaaaCAAAAGATATCAACAAACTTGCTTTACAAAATAAactaatatctatctatccatctgtctataGTATCTATCTACCTATATAGAGTTTATTTTGTAAACCAGGAGGCGTATTACAGAAAGTTTCTTATCTTAGGtcttaacttaacttaatttCGCAAATTTGTATTACAGAAGCAAATCTTAACTTGATTTGAGATTCTTATCCTATGTTACAAAATCCTATCTTATCTCTAGTTAGGAAATCTTAAATTGCACAATCAAGTCCAACACTCCACTCTCAGGTCTGTTACCAAGCAACCAACACTGCGTGAGCTGCTGATGAGGTAAACAAAAGCTACTTCACTTTGAAAATCCCCTTTTGCAAAAAAACGTAAGGCATTAGTCACTTGCACTACACCTGGTAATGCTCCGTGACGCTTTTGTTGGTCTCTGTAATGCTGGCTGCAGTTCCTGTTGCGTGGCAGTCTGTAATTACTTTTATAAGCGTTTTGTCATCAAAATGTAACATCGTCAGGGTCCTCCAAGAGTCTTTCTACCATTAAACATCTCCTTTCTTCATTTTCGATTATTAATAAATGGAATACCATTGTTGGACAGCGCAACTGTAAGCAGTTTTTCCACTagctttcaaataattttgaggTTAGGACAGCTGTGGGGTTGCCCTGAAGTTAAGACAGTTTTTGTCAAGTTAGAAGGTTTCTGTAATACCCCTTCCTATCTGTAGTTAAGATAGGATAATGCATTTAGGAAATGCTGTTCTGTAACAGCTTTTGTCCTAAATGTGGTCCTAACTGAAGGATATAGTTAggatatttctgtaatatgcatgcatatatatatatatatatatatatatatatatatatagactagAATATAGTCAGTGCATGGTCATGTACAAGGTAAAATCGTCCCTGTTTCCAGCAGGTATTGAAGGGAtggtttacaaaaatattttgtaaccaATCAGCTTTTGGtcagtcaatggctaccagcaactggttggttacccacattcttcaaaatatcttcttgcaGGTTCATTTTAAGTGAactaactatccctttaagatgcaTTTTTCTTTATCCAAAGTATGGTCGGCCAATATGCATTGCCGTTTTCAACTGGTATTAACATGCACCTCTGACACGTCTTTTAATCACTTATGATCGCTTCCTCATAACACGTCCAGTAATGATTACATGTTAAGTGAGAGGCGATTAGGTGGTGCTGTCTGGGACAGACAGCGTTTCCACTGCAAGCGATCGGGTCACATTTGCCTTAGACACCACAGATCATGACATTCTTTTTGTTGACTTTTTACCACTTTATGTTAACAAAAGAAGTGTCATATAACCCACAACTTAAGAAAGGAGTGACACAGGGCTCATTTTAGGTCAGCCAGGTTACACGCAGACACAGTGGGCACATATGGTggaaaatacattacaattttgtttctcaaacacaaagtttgaaatgtaaaatgcaaaaaagcAGTTTAGTTGAAAGAAAATGCTGGACCAAAAGTACATTAGCAGATATAGGGCAACATGATGGGGTGCAGTTGTCATGCCTATAGGACCATGTGAATTAAGTTCCTCTTACTTCCTCTTTCTCAGACTTGAGGCAGTTCTGTAAGGTTTTGATCTTCAGCTGTAGCTGTCGCTCACCCTCGTGCAGGCCTGAGTTCTCTCTCCTGGTGTGCTCCAGCTGATCCTGAGACACAATTACACAACAGTAGTAGAAATTAAGAGTAGGCTACTTGtgttttttgcattgaaattttACATTACGAACAACACTTTCctcttatttcactattttataGATAAATTAGTAAACTCAGCACCACAGCACTGTGCAAAATAGACATTGAATGTGTTACTGgtgaaagtaaataaataaagtcatcCAGCCTGCAACTGAAACTGAGACAAATTCGTATATATTTGCAGCATTATCAACCATTTAAAATTAAGTCACCATTAGCAAGACACCAAAACTTTGTGAAATCTGGTGAAAaggcattaattaaaaaaaattaatattcacaaTAGAAATCTTCCATACTTTTACAGGAAGATTTTACTTATTTCCCTGACTattccaggcctggaaatcacattttaaaattcctTAATATTTCCAACCCATTGTTTTGTCTGGAGTAAATGTAGAAAGCGGAGTACTTTGAGTCTACAGTTGCTGTGCTGCAGATGCTCGAGGTCACTGCCGTTCTTCAGCTGCTGCGTCTCCAGCTCATGTAGGGCACACTGAGCTCTCCTCTGCAGCTGCAGCACTTCATAGAGCAGGTTCACAACCGGCACAGCGCTCAGACTGCCTGATTTAGACTCGAAACTCACTCCAGTCAAGCCCAGCGAACACACCTCCTGAGGAGAACCAAGACAAACAGATCATCTGCTTTGTCGTCAATGACAGGGAAAACTTTGTTATTAACAAGTtatgaaattatgttttatggtagacatttcaaatatttttttattagtagaGTGACTTAATATGCATGACTGATTCAACAGAGCAGTCAAgacaacaaattaaattttggttaaattaacatttaatgcaACACTTAATTCCTATGCAAACTGACATGCTAGTAAAAAGTCAGAGAACTTGCATTGTCCAGTCTGGACCCCTTTTAACTGTCATTATTTGTTAGTTAAATTACTTACTGACATCTTAGCCATTTTTATATATCACTCATCTTGCGCAAAATGACCGTAAACTCCACAGATAATGtccaaataaacaatttacaGACATATATCCTAAACACTAAATTCCCGTTACTGATATGCTTTAAACCATGTCATTTTAGGTCAAAGTACTGGCTGGGAGTCGATGACCTCTGATGGATGAGAATCGCAATATGGCCGCTCAAAAACCACAAGCGGTTTTACCTCAGTTTATAATTCTATGAGCAATCTATTAAGAAAATAGATCAGGGTTTATATTCTTTGTACCTTTTTTGTAGTGCATTAATATCCATCTAAACAAGAATAAACAAGGTGGAAACATCTTGGTTATGTAACTTTGGTTCCCAGAGTAGGCAATGAGAAGCTGCGTCATTAGCTGACTCAATGGGAATACCTTCCAGGAGTTACTACAGTGTAATACTACAGAGTGTCTGCCAGTTTATGAGCCTGTGAAACATATGCACACAATGAGAGAAAAATAACATCTGTTCAAACAGATAAAACCTGGGAAGCAAGAGTGAAGTCAACATCCAGATCATCAAATCTGATAAAAGTATGCAGAGAGGCCCAACCTGCCGCCACACAAGTATCCTCTAAAGTTGCATCCTTTGATAATGCCTGAGAAGGTGCAACGCCTCTAGTAGAGTGAGCTTGAATGCCAAGAGGCGAAGATGTGCCACTCACACAAGTCGCATTTTTCACCCAATGCAACATCAGTTGTTTCATAGTGGCAACACCCTTGTCGCAGCcaccaaacacacaaacagcagATCAGATTTACAACACTGGCTCATGCAGTCAAAGTTAATCAGTAACACCCTCAGGACAAAGCATATGCGGTCTCTCATTCTCCTACGACTCAAAGAATGGAGGAGAAAATGACTGCAACAACATCCAGAGAGCAAAATGAAAGAGAAGCTACTTTTGATATGCAACCTAGCCGGCCGCAACAAAACCATCACTAGACTGGAAGCAATCGCCACTACATACACCTTGAGTGTAACTCTTGAAGGAATGCCAGCACTGAACCAACAGGGCAGGGATCCAGACTGTGATTGTGCTCTCTGCACAGTGACGCAAAAGCACCACTTAAAAGCGTAGTAGGGTATCTCCATTATCTctggtccaaaaaaaaaaaaaaaaaaaaaaaaaaagtaagagcCTGATTCAAAGACTTAACCAATAGTTTCCACATTTCTTGCCAGTGATCCCACAT
This portion of the Onychostoma macrolepis isolate SWU-2019 chromosome 02, ASM1243209v1, whole genome shotgun sequence genome encodes:
- the ssx2ipa gene encoding synovial sarcoma, X breakpoint 2 interacting protein a isoform X1, which translates into the protein MGDWWTPAMMPDPSLDTKELSSISGISMSSSRQNLHHSLHSTMALPKTSYSMLSAFCTEENISQCIAYINQEVCSLGLTGVSFESKSGSLSAVPVVNLLYEVLQLQRRAQCALHELETQQLKNGSDLEHLQHSNCRLKDQLEHTRRENSGLHEGERQLQLKIKTLQNCLKSEKEEVQKLQSIISSRATQYNHDTKRKERECTKLKERLNQLLMDKRDKKLSIEISNHVGRSDGKRGLWKTGKMEARHEGEMYRALLSDYETRQRSLMMENSELKKVLQHMKKDMITILSPKKPCVKTEPADDSLEQAVSEGEEEIGDSSRETLEQSCEQAREQLTNSIRLQWRKLKSHMERLDSQASLVACQEREGEEMMSRKEHEEEMQRMRMELQQCKEFIHMQQQLLQQQLSSPCDEETAALLNDCYTLEEKERLKEEWKLFNEQKKNFERERKNFTEAAIRLGHERKTFEEDRAAWLKTQFLNMTPFVDRKRPALSEPHSALSVGTEPEAKLQSTPPLVTKSLFSTPKAAPVKMPSTADLYRTLHLIPDSRYSHVPGARGHGKCPSGEMLTKSRLRNCSTDCSVISLVRDENSPI
- the ssx2ipa gene encoding synovial sarcoma, X breakpoint 2 interacting protein a isoform X2; its protein translation is MGDWWTPAMMPDPSLDTKELSSISGISMSSSRQNLHHSLHSTMALPKTSYSMLSAFCTEENISQCIAYINQEVCSLGLTGVSFESKSGSLSAVPVVNLLYEVLQLQRRAQCALHELETQQLKNGSDLEHLQHSNCRLKDQLEHTRRENSGLHEGERQLQLKIKTLQNCLKSEKEEVQKLQSIISSRATQYNHDTKRKERECTKLKERLNQLLMDKRDKKLSIEISNHVGRSDGKRGLWKTGKMEARHEGEMYRALLSDYETRQRSLMMENSELKKVLQHMKKDMITILSPKKPCVKTEPADDSLEQAVSEGEEEIGDSSRETLEQSCEQAREQLTNSIRLQWRKLKSHMERLDSQASLVACQEREGEEMMSRKEHEEEMQRMRMELQQCKEFIHMQQQLLQQLSSPCDEETAALLNDCYTLEEKERLKEEWKLFNEQKKNFERERKNFTEAAIRLGHERKTFEEDRAAWLKTQFLNMTPFVDRKRPALSEPHSALSVGTEPEAKLQSTPPLVTKSLFSTPKAAPVKMPSTADLYRTLHLIPDSRYSHVPGARGHGKCPSGEMLTKSRLRNCSTDCSVISLVRDENSPI
- the ssx2ipa gene encoding synovial sarcoma, X breakpoint 2 interacting protein a isoform X3, with product MGDWWTPAMMPDPSLDTKELSSISGISMSSSRQNLHHSLHSTMALPKTSYSMLSAFCTEENISQCIAYINQEVCSLGLTGVSFESKSGSLSAVPVVNLLYEVLQLQRRAQCALHELETQQLKNGSDLEHLQHSNCRLKDQLEHTRRENSGLHEGERQLQLKIKTLQNCLKSEKEEVQKLQSIISSRATQYNHDTKRKERECTKLKERLNQLLMDKRDKKLSIEISNHVGRSDGKRGLWKTGKMEARHEGEMYRALLSDYETRQRSLMMENSELKKVLQHMKKDMITILSPKKPCVKTEPADDSLEQAVSEGEEEIGDSSRETLEQSCEQAREQLTNSIRLQWRKLKSHMERLDSQASLVACQEREGEEMMSRKEHEEEMQRMRMELQQCKEFIHMQQQLLQQQLSSPCDEETAALLNDCYTLEEKERLKEEWKLFNEQKKNFERERKNFTEAAIRLGHERKTFEEDRAAWLKTQFLNMTPFVDRKRPALSEPHSALSVGTEPEAKLQSTPPLVTKSLFSTPKAAPVKMPSTADLYRTLHLIPDSRGHGKCPSGEMLTKSRLRNCSTDCSVISLVRDENSPI